One Deltaproteobacteria bacterium DNA window includes the following coding sequences:
- a CDS encoding serine protein kinase has translation SDSDPRAFNFDGEFNIANRGIIEFVEVLKLDVAFLYDLLGASQEHRIKPKKFPQTDIDEVIIGHTNEPEYKKLQNNEFMEALRD, from the coding sequence TCCGACTCGGACCCGCGGGCCTTCAACTTCGACGGCGAGTTCAACATCGCCAACCGCGGAATCATCGAATTCGTCGAAGTGCTCAAGCTCGACGTCGCCTTCCTCTACGACCTGCTCGGCGCGTCCCAGGAGCACCGGATCAAGCCGAAGAAGTTTCCGCAGACCGATATCGACGAGGTGATCATCGGGCACACCAACGAGCCCGAATACAAGAAGCTGCAGAACAACGAGTTCATGGAGGCGCTGCGGGACC